One stretch of bacterium DNA includes these proteins:
- a CDS encoding SPFH domain-containing protein — MVTEKVKVQHNGGAVFFLFIILLLCSVAGIVFIRNTGLTVFLSLFIGFMLFMLIGFFTIEPNEAAVLLLFGKYKGTEKEMGLRWTNPLYKRKKLSLRARNFDGERLKVNDKKGNPIEISAVVVWRVSDTAKAVFDVESFTNYVEIQALSALRHLATTYPYDTTEEDTESLRSSIDAVSEALKIEIQERTIAAGVEIMEARINHLSYAPEIAQAMLRRQQAEAIIEARQKIVDGAVGMVQMALERLREQNVLELDEERKANMVSNLMVVLCSEEATQPIINTGSLY, encoded by the coding sequence ATGGTTACGGAAAAAGTGAAGGTGCAGCACAATGGCGGGGCTGTTTTTTTCCTGTTTATCATTCTCCTGCTCTGTTCCGTGGCGGGGATTGTTTTCATACGGAATACGGGATTGACCGTATTTTTGAGCCTGTTTATCGGCTTTATGCTTTTCATGCTAATCGGTTTTTTTACCATAGAGCCGAACGAAGCTGCTGTGCTGCTTTTATTTGGTAAATACAAGGGTACGGAAAAAGAAATGGGTTTACGCTGGACAAATCCTCTCTATAAACGGAAGAAACTCTCCCTCCGCGCCCGTAACTTCGATGGCGAGAGGCTGAAAGTCAACGATAAGAAGGGTAATCCGATCGAGATATCCGCCGTGGTGGTCTGGCGTGTGAGCGATACTGCAAAGGCTGTCTTCGATGTGGAGAGTTTCACCAATTACGTGGAAATTCAGGCGCTGTCCGCGCTGCGGCATCTTGCAACCACCTATCCGTACGATACGACAGAAGAGGACACTGAAAGCCTGCGATCCTCGATCGATGCGGTTTCCGAAGCCCTGAAAATCGAGATTCAGGAGCGGACGATTGCGGCCGGTGTTGAAATTATGGAGGCCCGCATCAATCACCTTTCCTACGCCCCCGAAATTGCACAGGCCATGCTCCGCCGTCAGCAGGCAGAGGCGATCATCGAGGCGCGGCAGAAAATTGTCGATGGTGCCGTCGGCATGGTGCAGATGGCCCTCGAACGTCTCAGGGAGCAGAATGTTCTCGAGCTCGACGAGGAAAGAAAAGCAAACATGGTGAGCAATCTGATGGTGGTGCTCTGTTCCGAGGAAGCGACTCAGCCGATAATAA